Proteins encoded within one genomic window of Amorphoplanes friuliensis DSM 7358:
- a CDS encoding aldo/keto reductase, which translates to MTSPSVPADPIPVGRLGFGAMHLPTAPEPDRRAAIAVARRAVELGVTLIDTAHLYGWGANEELLAAALYPYPENLILATKVGVAPPRGDREAAFDGSPAFLREQVDEALRRLRVDRLDLLQLHRIDPAVPLADQLGTLRDLQTAGKIAHLGLSEITAAQLAEARTIITVASVQNRYNVLDREHETVLDACTEAGIAFLPWRPVHPATTTTGTEIAAVAAELGATQAQVSLAWLLARSPIMLPIPGTASITHLEENLAAEGLRLSPDQYDRLTAAAFPRAG; encoded by the coding sequence ATGACCTCACCGTCCGTACCCGCTGACCCGATCCCCGTCGGCCGCCTCGGTTTCGGGGCGATGCACCTGCCGACCGCACCCGAACCGGACCGCCGGGCCGCGATCGCCGTCGCCCGGCGCGCGGTCGAGCTCGGCGTCACCCTCATCGACACCGCCCACCTGTACGGCTGGGGTGCGAACGAGGAGCTGCTGGCTGCGGCGCTGTACCCGTACCCGGAGAATCTGATCCTCGCCACCAAGGTCGGCGTGGCACCGCCGCGCGGGGACCGCGAGGCCGCCTTCGACGGCAGCCCGGCCTTCCTCCGCGAACAGGTCGACGAAGCGCTCCGGCGGCTCCGCGTCGACCGGCTCGACCTGCTCCAGCTGCACCGCATCGACCCTGCGGTGCCGCTTGCCGACCAGCTCGGCACCCTCCGCGACCTGCAGACGGCCGGGAAGATCGCCCACCTCGGGCTCTCCGAGATCACTGCCGCCCAGCTGGCCGAAGCCCGGACGATCATCACCGTCGCGAGTGTCCAGAACCGCTACAACGTGCTCGACCGCGAGCACGAGACGGTCCTGGACGCCTGCACGGAAGCGGGCATCGCCTTCCTGCCGTGGCGCCCGGTCCACCCCGCCACCACCACGACCGGCACCGAGATCGCCGCCGTGGCCGCGGAGCTGGGCGCCACACAGGCCCAGGTGTCGCTGGCGTGGCTGCTGGCCCGCTCGCCGATCATGCTCCCGATCCCCGGCACCGCCTCGATCACCCACCTCGAGGAGAACCTCGCGGCGGAAGGCCTGCGCTTGAGCCCGGACCAGTACGACCGGCTCACCGCCGCGGCATTCCCCCGTGCGGGCTGA
- a CDS encoding SDR family NAD(P)-dependent oxidoreductase, translating to MSDTTDLTGRTALVTGATAGIGRAVALQLAARGAKVVAHGRDARRGDDLVDEITRGGGTARFVTADLTRSDDVLRLAAEAGDVDILVNNAGIYAFTSTAGTSAGSFDEHLAINTRAPFLLVGALAPGMAERGYGSIVNITSTAATSPAPVGAAYGASKAAVELLTRSWATEFGAQGVRVNGVSPGPVRTAGTTEMLGDNIDVLGQANLRGRVGEPEEIAEVVGFLVGDGSSYINGSVIVASGGERSSLPA from the coding sequence ATGTCTGACACCACCGACCTCACCGGCCGCACCGCGCTCGTGACGGGAGCAACCGCCGGCATCGGCCGCGCGGTCGCGCTTCAGCTGGCCGCTCGCGGGGCGAAGGTCGTCGCCCACGGACGTGACGCCCGGCGCGGCGACGACCTGGTGGACGAGATCACCCGTGGGGGCGGGACGGCGCGGTTCGTCACGGCCGACCTGACCCGGTCCGACGACGTGCTGCGGCTCGCGGCCGAGGCCGGTGACGTCGACATCCTGGTCAACAACGCCGGGATCTACGCCTTCACGAGCACGGCCGGCACCTCCGCCGGCAGCTTCGACGAGCATCTGGCCATCAACACCCGGGCGCCGTTCCTGCTGGTCGGGGCGCTGGCGCCGGGCATGGCCGAGCGTGGGTACGGGTCGATCGTCAACATCACCTCGACCGCCGCCACCTCACCCGCCCCGGTCGGTGCGGCCTACGGTGCGTCGAAAGCCGCGGTGGAGCTGCTCACGCGGTCGTGGGCGACCGAGTTCGGTGCTCAGGGCGTACGCGTGAACGGTGTCTCACCCGGACCGGTCCGCACGGCCGGGACCACCGAGATGCTGGGTGACAACATCGACGTGCTCGGGCAGGCCAACCTCCGCGGGCGCGTCGGCGAGCCGGAGGAAATCGCCGAGGTCGTCGGTTTTCTGGTGGGCGACGGAAGCAGTTACATCAACGGCTCGGTGATCGTCGCCAGTGGTGGCGAGCGCAGCTCCCTCCCGGCCTGA
- a CDS encoding TetR/AcrR family transcriptional regulator, whose amino-acid sequence MTAPPEPRKLTRKGQATRDRILQTAVDLIAARGVAGTSTEDVRKAAGISGSQLYHYFDSKQALIRAVIARQADAVPIPGRPMMGALDSLEALRAWADAGIERQETIGFGGECTLGTLAGELSAGDEASREQIGQGFLRWQELLHTGLQAMQDRGELSPDADLDELALALLTALQGGTLLTQTLRNTKALRAAMNAALSYIASYSTPNPDRPPTT is encoded by the coding sequence GTGACCGCGCCGCCCGAACCCCGCAAGCTGACCCGCAAGGGCCAGGCGACCCGGGACCGCATCCTGCAGACCGCCGTCGACCTCATCGCCGCCCGCGGCGTCGCAGGCACCAGCACCGAGGACGTCCGCAAAGCGGCGGGCATCAGCGGCTCGCAGCTCTACCACTACTTCGACAGCAAGCAGGCGTTGATCCGGGCCGTCATCGCCCGCCAGGCCGACGCCGTCCCGATCCCGGGCCGCCCCATGATGGGCGCCCTCGACAGCCTCGAAGCCCTCCGCGCCTGGGCCGACGCCGGCATCGAACGCCAGGAAACCATCGGCTTCGGCGGCGAATGCACCCTCGGCACCCTCGCCGGCGAACTCAGCGCCGGCGACGAAGCCTCCCGCGAGCAGATCGGCCAGGGCTTCCTCCGCTGGCAGGAGCTCCTCCACACCGGCCTGCAGGCCATGCAGGACCGCGGCGAACTGTCCCCGGACGCCGACCTGGACGAACTCGCCCTGGCCCTGCTCACGGCCCTGCAGGGTGGCACGCTGCTCACCCAGACCCTGCGCAACACCAAGGCCTTACGCGCGGCGATGAACGCCGCCCTGAGCTACATCGCCTCCTACAGCACCCCCAACCCCGACCGGCCGCCGACCACGTAG
- a CDS encoding Imm32 family immunity protein, producing MTEGVNVSGDQAGFHALAVLVAGGGELALSDEGQLLGVLVEATEGPVVAGLHDRRLTVRGGDEGRSILADELRAVGDMDDGGHAHIEYFEGHFYLGAGSLPLILISPHGGMPRR from the coding sequence GTGACGGAGGGTGTGAACGTTTCCGGCGACCAGGCCGGTTTCCACGCCCTGGCTGTGCTCGTGGCCGGTGGGGGTGAGCTGGCGCTGTCCGACGAGGGTCAGCTGCTGGGCGTTCTGGTCGAGGCGACGGAGGGTCCGGTGGTCGCCGGGCTCCACGACCGCCGTCTCACTGTCCGCGGCGGCGACGAAGGCCGGTCGATCCTGGCCGACGAGCTCCGCGCCGTCGGTGACATGGATGACGGCGGCCACGCCCACATCGAGTATTTCGAGGGCCACTTCTACCTCGGCGCAGGCAGCCTGCCGCTCATCCTCATCAGCCCGCACGGGGGAATGCCGCGGCGGTGA
- a CDS encoding serine/threonine protein kinase, with protein MPSLPLRPGDPERLGEYELTARLGAGGMGTVFLGRAPQGRPVAIKVVRSEFVRDEEFLGRFRSEVNRARQVPPFCTAEVLGADLDHDPPYLVVEYVDGPTLTDVIREHGPLSPAGLYSAAIGIATALTAIHGAGVIHRDLKPGNVLFALGGVKVIDFGIARPLEATSAHTRTDQMVGTVAYMAPERFDEAPGPRVSPAADIFAWGAVVTFAGTGRTPFAADSAPATAMRILTQPPSLGDLPMPLRTIVERTLAKEPSERPTARELLDLLLATGSPAALPPRAVPDDPTHVLPQYAAGSTPAGATTAGDGQGLDDPHRPAGQPQAGPVQAGQPQAGAARAGQPQAGQPQPWQPQAGQPHGGQPQGGQPQTWQAPGGQAPGGQAPSGRKGRRKGRVLTTAALALAAAVALGGVVLFSKADSETTGEGRNPATGIGGPSSAPAVSPSASRPAPGPTGNAGVLAGSRKTLIHFVEIDRDLAMPFQDEVIASDGTGKDALFALIPLGVDFLIQSVQPTEGEPPCLGVKIVPDDSAELVATECAGTKATLFSISPTGAKDDKGRPTYTIYNDSYGLVQYYETEKRVYVEQLGDAPPDTTFSFVDRGPL; from the coding sequence TTGCCGAGCCTCCCCCTGCGTCCCGGCGACCCCGAACGCCTCGGCGAGTACGAGCTGACCGCGCGTCTCGGCGCCGGCGGGATGGGCACCGTCTTCCTGGGCCGGGCACCGCAGGGCCGGCCGGTCGCCATCAAGGTCGTCCGCAGCGAGTTCGTCCGGGACGAGGAGTTCCTCGGGCGGTTCCGCAGCGAGGTCAACCGGGCCCGCCAGGTGCCACCGTTCTGCACCGCCGAGGTGCTCGGGGCCGATCTCGACCACGACCCGCCCTACCTGGTGGTCGAATACGTCGACGGGCCGACCCTCACCGACGTGATCCGCGAGCACGGGCCCCTCTCCCCCGCCGGTCTCTACAGCGCGGCGATCGGCATCGCGACCGCCCTGACCGCGATCCACGGTGCGGGTGTCATCCACCGCGACCTCAAACCCGGCAACGTCCTCTTCGCCCTGGGCGGCGTCAAGGTCATCGACTTCGGCATCGCCCGGCCGCTGGAGGCGACGAGCGCTCATACCCGTACCGATCAGATGGTCGGGACCGTCGCCTACATGGCGCCGGAACGCTTCGACGAGGCACCCGGCCCCCGGGTCAGCCCGGCGGCGGACATCTTCGCGTGGGGCGCGGTGGTCACGTTCGCGGGCACAGGACGGACCCCGTTCGCGGCCGACTCGGCGCCGGCCACCGCGATGCGCATCCTGACGCAGCCGCCGTCGCTGGGCGATCTGCCCATGCCGCTGCGCACCATCGTCGAGCGGACCCTGGCCAAGGAGCCCTCCGAACGCCCGACCGCCCGCGAACTGCTCGATCTGCTGCTCGCCACCGGTAGCCCGGCCGCGCTGCCACCGCGTGCGGTCCCGGACGACCCAACCCATGTGCTGCCGCAGTACGCAGCAGGATCGACACCCGCCGGCGCGACAACGGCCGGAGACGGACAGGGCCTGGACGATCCGCACCGCCCGGCCGGCCAACCACAGGCCGGGCCGGTGCAAGCCGGCCAGCCACAGGCCGGGGCGGCGCGAGCCGGGCAGCCGCAGGCCGGCCAACCACAACCCTGGCAACCGCAGGCCGGGCAACCGCACGGCGGGCAACCGCAAGGTGGGCAGCCACAGACCTGGCAGGCGCCGGGCGGGCAAGCGCCGGGCGGGCAGGCGCCGAGCGGTCGGAAAGGCCGTCGGAAGGGTCGTGTGCTCACGACCGCGGCGCTCGCGCTGGCCGCGGCCGTCGCGCTCGGTGGTGTGGTGCTGTTCAGTAAGGCGGACAGCGAGACCACCGGCGAGGGCCGGAACCCCGCGACGGGTATCGGCGGCCCGAGCAGCGCTCCGGCCGTCTCCCCGTCGGCGAGCCGGCCCGCCCCGGGCCCGACCGGGAACGCCGGGGTGCTCGCCGGGTCCCGCAAGACGCTGATCCACTTCGTGGAGATCGACCGCGACCTGGCCATGCCTTTCCAGGACGAGGTGATCGCCTCCGACGGGACGGGCAAGGACGCGCTCTTCGCGCTGATCCCGCTGGGGGTCGACTTCCTGATCCAGTCGGTGCAGCCGACCGAGGGCGAACCCCCGTGCCTCGGGGTCAAGATCGTCCCGGACGACTCGGCGGAGCTGGTCGCCACCGAGTGCGCCGGGACGAAGGCGACGCTGTTCTCCATCTCGCCGACCGGTGCCAAGGACGACAAGGGCCGGCCGACCTACACGATCTACAACGACTCCTACGGTCTGGTGCAGTACTACGAGACCGAGAAGCGGGTCTACGTCGAGCAGCTCGGCGACGCCCCGCCCGACACGACGTTCAGCTTCGTCGACCGCGGCCCGCTCTGA
- a CDS encoding NAD(P)H-binding protein, giving the protein MDIFVIGATGFVGGAAARHLAARGHSVSGLARSDAAARALSEQGIVAVRGDLEEGRAAVVASVADAVIVAAQLDPTVEQVLVDELLDALAGTGRTLLLTSGTGAFLQRTGGAWSEDVYAEDDPFEVEPLARQRFAVEQAVRRAGRHPRPRRSGTQPEPVRGEPRLG; this is encoded by the coding sequence ATGGACATCTTCGTCATCGGCGCGACCGGTTTTGTCGGCGGCGCCGCGGCCCGGCACCTGGCCGCACGCGGGCATTCCGTCAGCGGGCTCGCCCGCTCGGACGCGGCGGCTCGAGCCCTGAGCGAGCAGGGAATCGTCGCTGTCCGTGGCGACCTGGAGGAGGGCCGGGCGGCCGTGGTCGCTTCGGTCGCCGACGCCGTGATCGTCGCCGCGCAGCTGGATCCCACCGTCGAGCAGGTGCTGGTGGACGAGCTCCTGGACGCCCTCGCGGGCACCGGCAGGACCCTGCTCCTCACCTCCGGAACGGGCGCCTTCCTGCAGCGCACCGGCGGCGCCTGGAGCGAGGACGTGTACGCCGAGGACGACCCGTTCGAGGTCGAGCCCCTCGCCCGGCAGCGGTTCGCGGTCGAGCAGGCCGTGCGGCGGGCAGGCCGTCACCCGCGACCTCGGCGTTCCGGTACGCAGCCTGAGCCCGTCCGAGGCGAACCACGTCTGGGGTGA